A segment of the Deltaproteobacteria bacterium genome:
ATCGAATTTCTTATCAAATTCACGAGCCTTCATATATCTCAACCTCCTCTTTTCGCGACCGCCTTACCGAGATAATCTTTAACTTGTCGCCCCGATACGTTATGACTCCCGACCAGTGCTTTTCTGATATTTTGCCGATTACCAAATATCTTGGCTCATCACTGGTTTTGACGGGTATTTCAATGAGATCGGGATCACTCCACAGGGTTTGGGCCTCATAGAAGTCAATCCCATGTTTTTGCTTGTTGCTGTCGCTTTTCTTGGGATCGAACTCGAATTCCACAGTATAATTATTATACCTT
Coding sequences within it:
- a CDS encoding BrnT family toxin, yielding MEFEFDPKKSDSNKQKHGIDFYEAQTLWSDPDLIEIPVKTSDEPRYLVIGKISEKHWSGVITYRGDKLKIISVRRSRKEEVEIYEGS